Proteins encoded together in one Stutzerimonas stutzeri window:
- a CDS encoding homoserine dehydrogenase: MKPVKVGICGLGTVGGGTFNVLKRNAEEIARRAGRGIEVAQIATRHPNSKCDTGSTPITADIFDIVNNPEIDIVVELIGGYTVAKELVLKAIENGKHVVTANKALIAVHGNEIFAKAREKGVIVAFEASVAGGIPVIKAIREGLAGNRINWLAGIINGTGNFILTEMREKGRTFEDVLKEAQELGYAEADPTFDVEGIDAAHKLTILASIAFGIPLQFDKAYTEGIARLTTADVNYAEALGYRIKHLGVARRTEAGIELRVHPTLIPADRLIANVNGVMNAVMVNGDAVGSTLYYGAGAGMEPTASAVVADVVDVTRALTTDPNNRVPHLAFQPDSLSDHPILPITACESAYYLRIQAKDHPGVLAQVATILSERGINIESIMQKEAEVQDGLVPVILVTHRVVEQRIDDAIAALERLDDVVDKVVRIRVEQLN; this comes from the coding sequence GCGCAGATTGCCACTCGTCACCCTAATTCCAAGTGCGACACCGGTTCGACCCCTATCACCGCCGACATCTTCGATATCGTGAACAACCCGGAAATCGACATCGTTGTCGAGCTGATCGGCGGCTACACGGTAGCCAAGGAACTGGTGCTCAAGGCCATCGAGAATGGCAAGCATGTGGTCACTGCGAACAAGGCACTGATCGCTGTGCACGGCAACGAGATCTTCGCCAAGGCGCGCGAAAAGGGCGTCATCGTCGCGTTCGAGGCTTCGGTGGCTGGCGGTATCCCGGTGATCAAGGCGATTCGCGAAGGCCTTGCCGGCAACCGCATCAACTGGCTGGCGGGCATCATCAACGGCACCGGCAATTTCATTCTCACCGAGATGCGAGAGAAGGGCCGCACCTTCGAGGACGTGCTCAAGGAAGCCCAGGAGCTCGGCTATGCCGAGGCCGATCCGACGTTCGACGTGGAAGGCATCGACGCTGCCCACAAACTCACCATCCTGGCATCCATCGCCTTCGGCATTCCGCTGCAGTTCGACAAGGCCTATACCGAGGGCATTGCACGCCTGACCACCGCCGATGTGAACTACGCCGAGGCCCTGGGCTATCGCATCAAGCACTTGGGCGTCGCTCGTCGCACTGAGGCAGGTATCGAGCTGCGCGTGCATCCCACGCTGATCCCGGCAGACCGCCTGATCGCCAATGTCAATGGCGTGATGAACGCCGTGATGGTCAATGGCGATGCCGTCGGCAGTACTCTCTACTATGGCGCCGGAGCCGGTATGGAGCCGACTGCCTCGGCCGTTGTTGCTGACGTCGTCGATGTCACTCGTGCGCTGACCACCGACCCGAACAATCGCGTGCCGCACCTGGCCTTCCAGCCGGACTCGCTTTCCGATCATCCGATCCTGCCGATCACCGCCTGCGAAAGCGCTTATTACCTGCGTATCCAGGCCAAGGATCATCCGGGCGTGCTGGCACAGGTGGCGACCATCCTTTCCGAGCGCGGCATCAATATCGAGTCGATCATGCAGAAGGAAGCCGAGGTCCAGGACGGCCTGGTTCCGGTGATCCTCGTGACCCATCGGGTCGTGGAGCAGCGCATTGACGACGCCATCGCTGCGCTCGAGCGGCTCGATGACGTGGTGGACAAGGTCGTACGCATCCGCGTCGAACAGCTGAATTAA